The following are encoded together in the Streptomyces sp. NBC_00341 genome:
- a CDS encoding substrate-binding domain-containing protein codes for MREGAAERHDRLLKLVREQGTARVSDLADRLGVSPVTARRDAEALAARGLLDRVHGSVSWPAERGPAGTPAGGGPVIGMLAPAAVYYFAEVIRGAHEAAARLGARLILRVTDYRPEDDAAHAAGLLAAGAQGLLLAPSWTEPGHPAAYSDWLAQLPVEKVLVERTGVPGGPLDGFDRVCSDHAHGVLLAIRYLLELGHGAPLLVARADSPTAQAVRAGYARGLAVLGLRAPGPVIESSSDERDPVLFEQAALGLRDAVRRGRATAALMHNDEDAIRMMRRLAELGVRVPDDLSLVTYDDEVAALADTPLTAVAPPKREVGRSAAELLVERLSGERYGVPSDLAPRRHVALLPTLRVRDSCGRPSSRTADSGASDS; via the coding sequence GTGCGCGAAGGTGCCGCTGAACGTCATGACCGACTGCTGAAACTGGTACGCGAACAGGGCACCGCACGGGTCTCGGACCTCGCGGACCGGCTCGGCGTCTCCCCGGTGACGGCGCGCCGCGATGCCGAGGCGCTGGCGGCGCGGGGGCTGCTCGACCGGGTGCACGGTTCGGTCTCCTGGCCCGCCGAACGCGGACCGGCCGGCACCCCGGCGGGCGGCGGCCCGGTCATCGGGATGCTGGCCCCGGCCGCCGTCTACTACTTCGCCGAGGTGATCCGCGGCGCCCACGAGGCCGCGGCCCGGCTCGGCGCCCGGCTGATCCTGCGGGTCACCGACTACCGCCCCGAGGACGACGCGGCCCACGCCGCCGGACTGCTGGCGGCCGGGGCGCAGGGGCTGCTGCTCGCCCCGAGCTGGACGGAGCCGGGCCATCCGGCCGCCTACAGCGACTGGCTCGCCCAGCTGCCCGTGGAGAAGGTCCTGGTCGAGCGGACCGGGGTGCCGGGCGGGCCGCTGGACGGTTTCGACCGGGTCTGCTCGGACCATGCGCACGGGGTGCTGCTCGCCATCCGGTACCTGCTGGAGCTGGGCCACGGGGCGCCGCTGCTGGTCGCCCGTGCGGACAGCCCGACGGCGCAGGCGGTCCGGGCCGGGTACGCGCGGGGGCTGGCGGTGCTGGGGCTGCGCGCGCCGGGCCCGGTGATCGAGTCGTCCTCGGACGAGCGCGATCCGGTGCTGTTCGAGCAGGCCGCGCTCGGGCTGCGGGACGCGGTGCGGCGCGGGCGGGCGACCGCGGCGCTGATGCACAACGACGAGGACGCCATCCGGATGATGCGGCGGCTGGCCGAGCTCGGCGTCCGGGTGCCCGACGACCTGTCCCTGGTCACGTACGACGACGAGGTGGCGGCGCTCGCGGACACCCCGCTCACCGCGGTGGCGCCGCCCAAGCGGGAGGTCGGGCGCAGCGCGGCGGAGCTGCTGGTCGAGCGGTTGTCGGGGGAGCGCTACGGGGTCCCCTCCGACCTGGCGCCGAGGCGTCATGTCGCCCTGCTGCCGACGCTGCGGGTGCGGGACTCGTGCGGGCGGCCGTCGAGCCGGACGGCGGATTCGGG